One window of the Lemur catta isolate mLemCat1 chromosome 6, mLemCat1.pri, whole genome shotgun sequence genome contains the following:
- the MYF5 gene encoding myogenic factor 5, producing the protein MDVMDGCQFSPAEYFYDGSCIPSPEGEFGDEFEPRAAAFGAHKAELQGSDEDEHVRAPTGHHQAGHCLMWACKACKRKSTTMDRRKAATMRERRRLKKVNQAFETLKRCTTTNPNQRLPKVEILRNAIRYIESLQELLREQVENYYSLAGQSCSEPTSPTSNCSDGMPECNSPVWSRKSSSFDSVYCPDVPNVYATDKSSLSSLDCLSSIVDRITSSEQPGLPLQDPASLSPADSTDSQPATPGASSSRLIYHVL; encoded by the exons ATGGACGTGATGGACGGCTGCCAGTTTTCACCTGCCGAGTACTTCTATGACGGCTCCTGCATCCCATCCCCGGAGGGTGAGTTTGGGGACGAGTTTGAGCCCCGAGCGGCTGCCTTCGGGGCGCACAAAGCGGAGCTGCAGGGCTCCGACGAAGACGAGCACGTGCGAGCGCCCACCGGCCACCACCAGGCTGGTCACTGCCTCATGTGGGCCTGCAAAGCGTGCAAGAGGAAGTCCACCACCATGGACCGGCGGAAGGCAGCCACTATGCGCGAGCGGAGGCGCCTGAAGAAGGTCAACCAGGCTTTCGAGACGCTCAAAAGGTGCACCACGACCAACCCCAACCAGAGGCTGCCCAAGGTGGAGATCCTCAGGAATGCCATCCGCTACATCGAGAGCCTGCAGGAGTTGCTGAGGGAGCAGGTGGAGAACTACTACAGCCTGGCGGGACAGAGCTGTTCCGAGcccaccagccccacctccaactgCTCCGATGGCATG CCTGAATGTAATAGTCCTGTCTGGTCCAGAAAGAGCAGCAGTTTTGACAGCGTCTACTGTCCTGATGTACCAAATG TATATGCCACAGATAAAAGCTCCTTATCCAGCCTGGATTGCTTATCCAGCATAGTGGACCGGATCACCTCCTCAGAGCAACCAGGGTTGCCTCTCCAGGACCCggcctctctctccccagctgaCAGCACGGATTCACAGCCTGCAACTCCAGGGGCCTCTAGTTCCAGGCTTATCTATCATGTGCTATGA